The genomic window GAATATCCCAGGCCTTGCCATCCAGGGGAGGAACAAAACGCTCCCCACTGCTTCCCTGTTCCATGGTTTGAGCCACGATATCTCCGACATGGACGACCGCCGCCTCAAACGGAAAGTTCGGAGCATTTGACGGGCTGTGATGATATCGAACCCCCTGGACCAACCGGTCAGGAAGATACCATTTCTTTAACAATTCAGCCCCCACGTCAGCGTGATCCCATCCCAAAACCTTGCATTCCGCTTCATGCAAAAGCCCTTCATCCTTGTTCAATTCCAGTACCCGGTTCATGTCTTCCGGAACAGCAAGGAATAAAAGCAAGCGTCCTAAATCGTGAAGCAGGCCGAGAACATAAAACCGCTCCGGGTTGGGTTTTTTCAAGAAAGTGCCGATCACCTGTCCCGCCAGGCCCACCGCAATACTGTGATGCCAGAACGATTTCATATTGACGGCGTCTCTTGGAATCCCCTTAAAATTGTTGATGATGGCCGTCGCCAGGGCCAGATCCCGCAGCTGCACCATGCCCACAATGGTCACCGCATGGGTGATCGTTTCGACCTTGGAGGAGAACCCGAAAAAGGAGCTGTTGACAATTTTAAGCAAACGGGCGCAAAGGGCAGAATCCTTGCTGATGATTTCACCGATTTCAGAAAAGGAACATTCTGGGTCCTCCACCGCCTCGTTGATTTGATAAAAAATTGTTGGCAAAGACCCCAGTTGCACCGTACTGTCCACGAGACTCACAATGTCCTGAGTAGTATCCATACTCCCTCCTAAACGGGCTCCATTTTTCTCAAAGCGCACAATTCCATTAGTTCCGCTACGGCGGGATGTTGCTTGTCAGCATATCGGAACAATTCCTCTACATGCTTTCTCACTTCAGTGGGAACCTTCTCCCAAAAGTTTTCGGGAACATTCCCTTCGGTTTTCCCAGGCCCATTGCTGCCCTCGACCCCGGCCTCGGTCACTCCCCAGGCTTTAAACATTCGAAGATGCTTGCCGGTAATGTTCTCACCGGCGGATACGATCAAACGCCCGTTCCGATCCAGGACATCCCGGGCAAGGGTCATCCCCTCTTCTAAATCTCTAATTTTTATAGTGGCCATAGAATTATCAATCCGGTAAAGATCAAGCTGCCTTCAAACACACTAATATAAATGATATCAATATATTAAGGGAAACTCGACCCTTTTGTTGCGAGCCGACCCAAAACCAATTTAAAATTATATTTACAGTACAGGTGATAGATGGCAATATATACCCCTGAATTTCCCCAGCTTAAATGGGAATGCCTATTGGACTCTGGTTTGGTTATGAAATCCTATCGACCGTTCAAGATTTTTACTTTAGTATCCCTCCTCCTATATTTCTCAGGGTGTTCTCAGATGCATTCCGTCACCATCAACCCGGCCCTGCCAGTGAGTCGATCGGATATAGGGCGGAACATCGTCTTGAACGTGAAGGTCATCGATTCACGCCCCAGCAATCTCATTTCGAACTGGAAGGGAAAACTTAACTTTAGAAGTTTTAGAATCGCTCCCGATGAAGACCTTACCGCCGTCTTGCAAAACAAAATTGAAAACGGCTTGCAAAACCTGGGGTTTGTCCCCAAACGCAATCCCGTAAAGCAAACGCCGGCTTTAACGGTCGAAATCCTCCGGTTAAAAAGCGTTTACCACAAAAAAAGTCCCAACCTGGGTTTAAAAGTCGAATCGGTTTTGCGGGCCAGGTGCCAAAACATAAACCAAACCTATAAAATGGACTACAAGGAGCGGTTGACCCGGAATCCCATTATCCCCACATCGTTTCCCAATGAAACCCTGGTCAATGCTTCCCTTTCAGGGTCCTTAAAGAAAATGTTTTCCGACAAACAGCTCCTCCATTGCCTGGCCAGATGATTCAAAAACCTTCTATGACGTCCATTTTGGCACTCCTGGAAAAACCAGCGCCCTCAGGGTTTAGCACTCAAAAGATTCCCCAGCCTTCTAATTACTTGAAGGTGCGGCAAAAATTTACTATTGTTTGCTAGCGATTAAAAAAATAACCTGAACCAATCGCTTTTGGTCAAAATGATACGGAGGTTTTATTCAATGAACTAGGAATCGGATTTCCCGTAACCGCGCGAATCCCCCCATCCGTTCCGATCGCAGGAGGAAAAGTATAATGGACAAGGAAATAGTTGCACTCAGCAACAGCGGCGATGTGCTGTTCATGATGCTGGGGGCGGTCATGGTTTTTGCCATGCACGGTGGGTTTGCATTTCTTGAAGTTGGAACGGTCCGCAAAAAAAATCAGGTGAACGCCCTGGTGAAAATACTTTCTGATTTCGCCATATGCACCATTATTTATTTCACCATCGGTTATGCAATCGCTTACGGAGTTTCTTTTTATCAATCCGCACCCGATCTGGTGGGAAACAACCAGGGGTACGAGCTGGTTCACTTTTTCTTTTTACTCACCTTTGCGGCGGCAATTCCGGCGATCATTTCCGGAGGAATCGCCGAACGCGCCAAATTCTGGACCCAGGCCCTGGCCGCAGGCATTTTCGTGGCCTTCGTCTATCCGTTCTTTGAGGGAATGGTCTGGGGACAAATCACCTTGCTAGGCCAGGACGACTCCTGGCTTGCGGGAATATCCGGTGGCATCCCTTTCCACGATTATGCAGGGTCAGTGGTGGTGCATTCAGTGGGCGGCTGGATCGCTCTGGCGGCGGTCCTCGTTCTGGGGCCACGGATAGGACGCTGGGATTCCAATGGAAGAAGCCGGCCCCTTCCCATCAGCAGTGTGCCTTTCATGGCCCTAGGAAGCTGGATGCTTTGCATCGGATGGTTTGGATTCAACGTCATGTCAGCCGCTACAATGGATGGGATTACCGGTCTTGTGGCAATCAATTCCTTATTCGCCATGGCGGGAGGAATCCTGGTTGCTTTGGTGGTATCGAAAAACGATCCCGGTTTTATTCACAACGGAGCTCTGGCGGGCCTGGTTGCCATTTGCGCCG from Nitrospinaceae bacterium includes these protein-coding regions:
- a CDS encoding HD family phosphohydrolase — protein: MDTTQDIVSLVDSTVQLGSLPTIFYQINEAVEDPECSFSEIGEIISKDSALCARLLKIVNSSFFGFSSKVETITHAVTIVGMVQLRDLALATAIINNFKGIPRDAVNMKSFWHHSIAVGLAGQVIGTFLKKPNPERFYVLGLLHDLGRLLLFLAVPEDMNRVLELNKDEGLLHEAECKVLGWDHADVGAELLKKWYLPDRLVQGVRYHHSPSNAPNFPFEAAVVHVGDIVAQTMEQGSSGERFVPPLDGKAWDILGMQPSMLSSIVTQVDRQVGDLVEVFL
- a CDS encoding ammonium transporter; protein product: MDKEIVALSNSGDVLFMMLGAVMVFAMHGGFAFLEVGTVRKKNQVNALVKILSDFAICTIIYFTIGYAIAYGVSFYQSAPDLVGNNQGYELVHFFFLLTFAAAIPAIISGGIAERAKFWTQALAAGIFVAFVYPFFEGMVWGQITLLGQDDSWLAGISGGIPFHDYAGSVVVHSVGGWIALAAVLVLGPRIGRWDSNGRSRPLPISSVPFMALGSWMLCIGWFGFNVMSAATMDGITGLVAINSLFAMAGGILVALVVSKNDPGFIHNGALAGLVAICAGSDKVHPLGAFIIGGIAAVIFVKGFTWEQEKLKIDDVLGVWPLHGISGTWGGIACGIFGQEALGGMGGVSLVAQTVGSLVAIVISLGFGFAVYKVLDASFGIRLSPEEEMRGSDLTIHKLEANPEDISARFM